From the Synergistetes bacterium HGW-Synergistetes-1 genome, the window TTGAAAGCGTAACAAATCAAACTATTATGGATCAACAGAAGCCAAGGATGGTCAAGGCTGTAAAGCTGCGATCTTCCTTGGCTGTTTTCATCATAATGAAAATCATATATTTTAAAAATAAATTTAGTTACAAAAAAGAATGCTAATAATACTATATTCAATGCAATGCAGATAATGTAAAATTGATTGTCATTTCCGGGTTTTCTGAATATTCTTTTGCATGAGCACGAGACAGGTCAACTAGCAACATCATGTTTTCAATATTTGTCAGTATTTTCATAATTAATATTTATCATATATTACCGAACATGGGGTGTTGTGCTGTGAGATTCCTGAATCGTAGTTCGATCAAGAGAAATATTATGACAATATACATTACGACGACACTGGTAACTTTTGCCATCGTATACTATGTCCTTTTCTCTAACTGGATCAGCACAGCAGACGGCATCCTTTCAACTATAGCAAAAGATATGAACCAAACTATATATGGGGAGTTCGAAGGATTCGTAAAACTTCCACAATACTTAAACGAAGTTACAGAAAATCAGATCCGAAATGGTGTGTTGGATTTCGACGATGAAACGATCCGTGACAAATTTTTTGTCGGACTTCTAAGTGCACACGGCAGCACTCCCATTTACAGCATAAGCATCGGCACAGAGAAGGGTGAATATTACGGTGCTCGAAGAAACAAAGACAACAATGTCGAAATCATGAAAAACAACACCGATACCGGAGGAAAGTCCAGATACTACAAAGTCAGGGAGGATATGACGGCAGGGGAGCTTGTTGTTGAAACAGGGCGCTTCGATCCCCGCACGAGACCCTGGTATAAGGCCGCAAAGGAAAGCGGCAAGACATCCTTTTCTCCTCTCTACAAGCATTTTGTATTGGATGACCTAACTGTATCTGTCGGTACACCCGTATATGACAAAGAAGGCTCGCTTATTGGCGTTCTTGGCACACATATAACGCTTTCAAGGATGGACCAATATCTGAACGACATAGTTAAGCGAAACGGAGCATCTGCGGTCATAGTAGACAAAAATACAGGAGAACTCGTCGCAAATTCTCTGCAAATTCCCAATTTTAAAGTTGATGCCGACGGCTCGTTAAAAATGACCGGTATAAATGAAATCAATAACAGCAGCATTATACGGGGCTATGAAAATTACCTGGCAAACAATGATGAAGATCATGTAGTCGTAAATGGAGAAAGCAGCCATATAAACATCTCTGAATTCAAAACGACCGGCGTAGACATGCTCCTGATAACATCCATTCCTGATGCAATACTTACCCGGGACATTTATGAGACTATCAGATTGACTATCATTTTCTCAACAATAATTATGCTGACCTTATCGTTCCTTTACATCAGCTATGTGGGTAACCTCCTTAAACCTCTGGAGAGCCTCAATCTCAGTGCGAAAAAATTAAATGACGGTAATTTTGACGAGAGAGCAAAAATATTCAGGGAAGACGAGATCGGAAAGCTTGCGGCGACTTTCAATATGCTGGCAGCTACGATCGGCAGCCATGTAGAAGACCTCGAAACAAAAGTAAAAGATAGGACTGAAGACCTCGAAGCGACCAATACTGTCCTCCAGGAAAACAGGGAACAGCTTAAACTGATACTTGACTCCACTGCCGAAGGTATTTATGGAATGGATACTGAGGGACTATGCACCTTCTGCAACGAAAGTGCTCTCCGGATGCTCGGCTACAGCAGCCAGGAAGAGCTGCTGGGCAAAAACATGCATTTCCAGATACACCACACAAGACGGGATGGGACACCCTTTCCCCTCAGTGAATGTAAAATTATGGAGTCTTTTAAAAACGGTAGGGGAGTTTATGTAGATGACGAGATTTTCTGGCGCAAGGACGGCACTTTTTTTGATGTCAGATACTCTTCATATCCTCAGTATAGGGATGGCAAAATGGTTGGATCTGTAATTACGTTCATGGACAACACAGAACGCAAAAAAAACGAAGAACACATAAAATATCTGACTTATCACGATCCACTTACTAATATAAACAACAGGCTTTTTTTTGAAGAGCAGATACCCGTTCTTGATACTGAAGATAACCTTCCGATATCCGTGATCTTCGGAGATCTCAACGGACTTAAACTGACGAATGACATCTTTGGACATGCAGCCGGAGACAGATTGCTGACAGAAGCAGCAGCTGCATTTAAGAAGGCCTCCGGAAACGAAGGCCTTGCAGCAAGGATCGGTGGCGACGAGTTCGCCCTTATTATGCCAAACACAGACGCTGACAGAGCAAAAGATGTAATTGAAGAGATCAGGAAGTCATTCTCAAACGAAAATTCAAACGATATTATCGGAAGCGTCTCCCTGGGAGCAAGCACAAAAACCTCCGCAGAAGAATCCATGCACGAAATGATCGAGATCGCAGAGAATCTTATGTATAAAGATAAGACGATCAACAGAAATAAGAACAACAAGAATATGATCCGAAAGATCATAAACAACCTCCACAACAGGAGCCCGAGGGAAAAGAGACATTCAGAGAACGTTTCGGTACTGTGTGAAAAGATAGCAGAGGAGATGGGCCTTTCAAAGGCTCTGATAAAAAGACTCGGTGAAAACGGTTATTTCCACGATATAGGAAAAATCGTCCTTGAAGATGATATCCTTAACAAGCACAGGGACCTCACAGAGGAAGAGTACAGAAAAATGCAGCAGCATTCTGTAGTTGGATATCGCATACTTAATCTTTTTGACGATACTATTGACCTGGCGGAAGGCGTCCTGAGCCACCATGAGCACTTGGACGGGACTGGTTATCCTAAAGGGATAAAAGGGGAGGAGATCCCTCTTTCAAGCCGGATAATCGCTGTTGCAGAAGCATACGATGCAATGACGAATGATAATTATGACAGGCGTAAAACAAATGACGAAGCTGTAGAGGAGATAATAAGACTCTCGGGAGTAAGGTTCGATAAAGATGCAGTCGAAGCATTTATTAAAATTTCTAAAAAACAAGATCAGGAGACGAAAACTGATCAATAATATTAAGCCAAATTAAATCAGGCAGTCAGGATGGACCGATGGGACGTTTCATGATATTTTTGCTTGTCAGCACCCTGTTGCTGATCATTATAAATATATATCTGAGCAGAAAGTATAAAAAGCTGGCGAAGAGTTATGAGGCAAACATACCTGAATATGCTGCAACACTGATCCTTTTTTCGGGGCTTTTGATATTCCTCTCTTCTCTGTTCTTTCAGGAGTGGATCTACCGGTACCGGTGGCTGACCTTGCCGGTCAGATACTTTTCCTCGTTTTATCTAGGCACTCTCATATACTCCTTTTTACTTTTTATCGCAGGGGATATTTTTGCATTCCTGGGCTGTTTTTATATACGGGACAAAAAAATAATAAAATTTTTTTCAAGGATATATGCCAAAGGCCTGATAGTCCCGATCGCGGCTGTCCTGATAACTTTTTATGCTTTTTACAACGCAGTCGACTACAAGGTCACATCCTACGAAATATCGATAAACAAGACATCCTCCGTCCGCTCACTTGAAATCGTTATGGTATCAGACCTCCACGTAGGGACCTCCGTTACAAAAAAGCAGCTTGTGAAGATAAGTGAGATGGTAGAGGAATTGTCTCCTGATATATTTTTGATATGCGGGGACATTTTCGATCATGCCTCCTATGATGAGATAATGAGGTTCTCTGCAGAGACTCTTGGAAGCATAAAGACTCCTTACGGGACTTATTTTGTAACCGGAAACCATGAGTACTACCTTGGAGACATCTCGAAGTTGCTGTCTTATTTTGAGGGTACAGAGATAAGGGTCCTCCAGGATGAGATGCTCTCCATAGAAGACATATACCTTGCCGGAAGAAAAGATATCAGAGAGGGCAACCGTGCTCCGCTTTCTCAGATATTGTACGGCGCAGATAAGTCTAGACCGATCATCGTCATGGACCACCAACCTAACGCGATCGATGAAGCCATTGAAAATCATGTTGATTTTCAGCTTTCCGGACACACTCATAACGGACAATTATTTCCTTTCAACTATATCGCAGGCCTTGCGAACCACACCCATTACGGACTTCACGATGAAGGGGAGTTCAAGGCTGTAATAAGCTCAGGCGCGGGCACCTGGAAATACCCTATAAGGACGGGAAGCTCCTCAGAAATTGTAAGAATAAGACTCAATTTTTTAAAACGTTAAACATTTCTGCGCTATAATATATTCTGACTTTACTGTCGATCAAAAAGTCTTCCTAATTAAGATCATCACTTTAACATGATATAATTTTTCTGTAAAAAATATGTCTTTATAAGGAGTCGAGTCAGTTTATGGAAAACGAAAAATACGAAGAAATAACTGAAGCTCCCGAAATCAAAGAAGAGGACAATTCTATGTCCCCGGACGCAGCTCTGCCCAAGAAAAACAATAACCTGATCTTTATTTTGATCATACTGCTCATCATAGCAGCCGGCGGGTTCTGGTTCTGGAAGAAAGAAGAGGCAAAAAAAGAGGCTGCTTCAAAAATAACAGAGGCGCCCCCTGTTGTAGTCAGCGATATGCTTGTTGAAGCTGGAGACTTCCCTGTGATATTTGAATACACCGGACAGACAAAAGGCTACAAAGAAGCCGAGGTAAGGGCTCAGGTGAACGGAGTCCTCAAAAGCAAAGAATATAAAGAAGGCCAGCCGGTAAAAGCTGGACAGGTCCTTTTCCGTATAGACCCAGCTCCCTACAGGGCAACTCTGAACAAAAACAACGCAAATCTGAAACAGGCACAAGTTCAAGCCAACCTTGCAAAAATTGAATTTGACAGGATCTCTTCGCTATATTCCAAAAACGCTGTTAGCAAGAATGACTTTGACAACGCAGATGCATCCCTCAAAGCCTCAAATGCGGCAGTTGATTCTGCCAGAGCCGCTGTCAGACAGTCGCAGATCGATCTTAACTGGACTGTTGTCAGAGCTCCTATTTCCGGTCTGAGCAGCAAGGAAGAACGCTCTGTCGGCAACCTGATAACCCTTGATGCTCAAGGCAGCCTCCTTACGACTATCGTACAGGCAGATCCTGTCTATGTTGAATTTGCAGTTCCGGCCGATGAACACAGGACAAACGAAATGCTTAAATCCGCAGGACATCTGAAACTGTATCCTGAGGGGATCTCTGTAAAGGTCGCCCTTGGGGATGGTTCATATTACGACAAAAAAGGAAAGATCGACTTCCAGGATCAGTTTGTTGATCCTTCAACCGCTGACATAAGAGCACGGGCAGTTTTTAAGAACCCCGGAAACCAATTGTATCCGGGTCAGTTTGTACGGGTCTATGTTTACGGAAGTTATATACACAATGTAATAAACATACCGCTGAGGTCAGTGCTGCAGACATCTTCCGGACCTATCGTTT encodes:
- a CDS encoding sensor domain-containing diguanylate cyclase: MFSIFVSIFIINIYHILPNMGCCAVRFLNRSSIKRNIMTIYITTTLVTFAIVYYVLFSNWISTADGILSTIAKDMNQTIYGEFEGFVKLPQYLNEVTENQIRNGVLDFDDETIRDKFFVGLLSAHGSTPIYSISIGTEKGEYYGARRNKDNNVEIMKNNTDTGGKSRYYKVREDMTAGELVVETGRFDPRTRPWYKAAKESGKTSFSPLYKHFVLDDLTVSVGTPVYDKEGSLIGVLGTHITLSRMDQYLNDIVKRNGASAVIVDKNTGELVANSLQIPNFKVDADGSLKMTGINEINNSSIIRGYENYLANNDEDHVVVNGESSHINISEFKTTGVDMLLITSIPDAILTRDIYETIRLTIIFSTIIMLTLSFLYISYVGNLLKPLESLNLSAKKLNDGNFDERAKIFREDEIGKLAATFNMLAATIGSHVEDLETKVKDRTEDLEATNTVLQENREQLKLILDSTAEGIYGMDTEGLCTFCNESALRMLGYSSQEELLGKNMHFQIHHTRRDGTPFPLSECKIMESFKNGRGVYVDDEIFWRKDGTFFDVRYSSYPQYRDGKMVGSVITFMDNTERKKNEEHIKYLTYHDPLTNINNRLFFEEQIPVLDTEDNLPISVIFGDLNGLKLTNDIFGHAAGDRLLTEAAAAFKKASGNEGLAARIGGDEFALIMPNTDADRAKDVIEEIRKSFSNENSNDIIGSVSLGASTKTSAEESMHEMIEIAENLMYKDKTINRNKNNKNMIRKIINNLHNRSPREKRHSENVSVLCEKIAEEMGLSKALIKRLGENGYFHDIGKIVLEDDILNKHRDLTEEEYRKMQQHSVVGYRILNLFDDTIDLAEGVLSHHEHLDGTGYPKGIKGEEIPLSSRIIAVAEAYDAMTNDNYDRRKTNDEAVEEIIRLSGVRFDKDAVEAFIKISKKQDQETKTDQ
- a CDS encoding efflux transporter periplasmic adaptor subunit, translating into MSPDAALPKKNNNLIFILIILLIIAAGGFWFWKKEEAKKEAASKITEAPPVVVSDMLVEAGDFPVIFEYTGQTKGYKEAEVRAQVNGVLKSKEYKEGQPVKAGQVLFRIDPAPYRATLNKNNANLKQAQVQANLAKIEFDRISSLYSKNAVSKNDFDNADASLKASNAAVDSARAAVRQSQIDLNWTVVRAPISGLSSKEERSVGNLITLDAQGSLLTTIVQADPVYVEFAVPADEHRTNEMLKSAGHLKLYPEGISVKVALGDGSYYDKKGKIDFQDQFVDPSTADIRARAVFKNPGNQLYPGQFVRVYVYGSYIHNVINIPLRSVLQTSSGPIVYLLDETNVPAVRNIKILKTIKNTCLIQEGLEDGDRIVVDGVSKVLPGKAVKIAEIQEQKTASEDKTEGDNSKN